A segment of the Candidatus Pelagisphaera phototrophica genome:
AGTCGAGTTTGAACTCGACAACCTCGAGCGACTGTTGCTCTGACCAAAAACTGCAGGTTGGTGGAAAACCGAAAACGTCATTAATGCAGTCGCCAGACAAACGTCTAAAAGTATCCGTTTTGTTAGGGCATTATTGGGTATTCTCATCTTTGGGTCACTCCTTTCTGTCTGCATTAGGGATCACACAATTTATTAGAAACCAACGGCTTACGCTACTCAGACAAGTGCTTTTTCACCTATTAGACGAAAGAAAAATGGCGTTTATTCACCAAAATCTGCCAAACCGAAATGTGGATAAGTCACTCCGCTCGTAGCCGTCTAATTTCACCTCGCGGTAGAATCATCCCATCAATTTTCCAATTAGAATCTCTGATGCCGAAAATCCCTCTAACGGCAGTACCTTAGGTAGGCGACTCTACGAAAACCGCCTTGCACCAATTTTTCTACCCGCCGTTTTCTATATCTCTAATCGTTTGCCGCCAGTCGCGAGAGAACGATAGAGCGCATCAATCACTTTCATATCCCTCAGTCCTTCTTCTCCCGAGACAATCGAAGGAATCCCTTCTCGAACGCTGCGAGCGAAGCCATCCATTTGCCGTTCCTGCTGATTGACCGTCTGAACCTCGAGCGTCCTAACAGAATCCTGTCCCTTGAAGACCTGTCCTTTAATTCCCGTGTACTTGGTAGCAGGTTCCAAAAGAGCCGATCCTCGGGCATAACTTACATACAAGCGGTTGGCCCTTAGATTATAGGACGTCGTCGAATTCGAATAAGCGCCGCCTGGGAACTCCATTTGCCAAGTAACGGTCTCATCCACCTCCTTGAATTTTTCCCAGTCCGTCTTGGTCTCCTGAGCTCGAATCGCAATCGGTTCTTCGCCGGTTGCGTAACGGGCTGCCTGGATACAGTAGATTCCCATATCCATAACCGCACCACCACCAGCTAACTCGCGATTCAAGCGCCAAGCGTCGAGATTATTGCCCATTGCGAACGCGGCTTCGGACTGCACGTATTTGATAGGGCCATACGGCTGTTCTTCGGCCAGTTTCATAATTTCAATCGTATTCGGATCGAAGTGGAGGCGATAGCCAATTGACAACATCACTCGGTTTGCCTTGCAGGCGTCGATCATAGTCTGTCCCTCGGCTGCGTTTAATGCCATCGGCTTTTCGCAGATCACGTGCTTCCCCGCTTTCGCCGCTCGAATGGTGTACTCCGCATGCATGGAGTTCGGGAGCACGATATAAACAATATCAATATCATCATTCGAGGCGATTGAATCGAAATTTTCGTAGTTATATATGTTCGCTTTCTTGATCCCGTATTTGGATCTCCAAACGGACTCCTTCTCCTTCGTGCCCGTGACAATTCCCGACAAATAGCAATCCGTTGCCGACTCGAGAGCGGGTGCTAATTGTTTGGTCGCATAGTTTCCCAATCCCACGAGGGCGATCCCGAGCTTGCGAGGCGTTTTCGGCACCGCCGCAACGGCTAGGTCTGGCAACGCGTTCGCAATTGAGAACGCACCGAGTCCCACGGATAGGTTTTTAAGAAAGGAACGACGGGAATTTTGAGGCATATTGAATATCTATTCTAGGATTGCAGAGACGCTTTTTTCTGAATCACACATTGGTGTGAAACAGAAGCTTTCCCACGACCTAATAGGAACAAAACAGGATCAGTTATTCAACAACAGTCTCAATCCCAACCCTCACTACATGCAATCCAACCGACTTGAGGGACGTTTTAATCACGAGGACTTAATTACACTCTTGCCAATATTGGGAGGCCAATCTAACCTTTCTATCCTATTCGAGAATCATCGAGCACCCTAAATCAAGGAGTTTGCATATGAAAAAGTTATTGATATTGATCGCGAGCATTGCGTTCTCGCTCCCGCTTCTAGCGGAGGATAAAGAAGTCACCCTAGAAGGCACAGGCCTTTGTGCCAAGTGTTCCTTGGGCGAAGCCAAAAAGTGCACCAACGCGCTCCAGGTAAAAGGAAAAGACGGCAAGGTGAAGACCTACCTCCTGACTAAGAATTTAGAGCACGGCGCCTACTTCTGTCAGGGCAAAACCGAAAATTTGCTAGTGACAGGGGTCGTCAAAAAGGAAGACGGTAAGCTCCTGATTGTTCCGACTGCGGTTAAGGAAAAAGAAAGCTGATTCGACTTCCAGCCTAATCATTTTGATCCCGTTCTTCCGGAGAAGAGCGGGATTTTTTTAAATTTAGAGAACGCTCAACTAGGAAATCGCCCGAGGTAGCACTTCATCGTGTAGGAACTGGCACTCATCGAGCAACAACTTTAGTCGCTCAGGAAAAGGTTCTGATTTCGGTTGGTAGGGAGTGAAACCGGTAGGACAGCTCAGGGAGGAAGCATGCGAAGGAAAAACATAGTTACGATAGATAAACGCGGGAACACTGGTTATTCATTCGTTTATCTATCAATTGGACCCAAAAATCCAGAATGAGTAAAATTTGAATCGCCCCGAGGCGCCGAAACTACCGTTTTGACAAGCCCTCCTCTGAAAAACACGGTTAACCCTACCACGATCATCACATGAGCAACCTGGTCCCAAACAACAACGACTATTCGGAAAACTATAGTGAAGAAGGGCTTAAGGAAAAGATTGCCAAATTCGCCAAAACCGCTGGGCGCGAAGTCGTTGAAAAAGCTCTAATCCTTTTCTTTGCCGCTTCAGATCCGGATACTCCCAAAAAGTCAAAAGCGATCATCTTTTCCGCTTTAGGATATTTCATTCTGCCGCTGGACGCGATCCCAGACATTACGCCGATTCTCGGATTTACTGACGACCTGGGCGCTATCGCTCTAGCCCTAGCGACGGTAGCTGCCCATATCAAACCCGAACACAGAGAAAGGGCGAAACAGAAAGCGCTAAAATGGTTCGGTGAGGATTGAGCCGGCTATGTCACTTCCATTCCATCGTCACAGGACAATGGTCCGAGCCAAGAACCTCCGGGAGGATTTCTGCGGCTTTAAGTCGAGATCGCAGCAGCTGCGAGATGATGAAATAGTCGATACGCCACCCAACATTTCGGGCTCGAGAGTTCGCCCGAAAACTCCACCACGAATAGTGCCCCTTGCCCTGCTTAAACTCGCGAAAGGTATCAATGAAACCAGAGTCGACAATTGCATCGAAGTCTGCTCGCTCCTCCTCCGTGAATCCCGCGTTTTTCCGATTCGTCTTTGGGTTGGCCAGATCGTCTTCTGAATGCGCAACATTCAGGTCCCCGCAAAATACGACTGGCTTCAATTTCTCCAGCGACTTCATCCGAGCGAGAAAGGCTTCATTCCATTCCCTCCGGTAGGGCAAGCGCTTCAACTCGTTCTGCGAATTGGGCGTATACACATTGGTTAGAAAAAAATCATCGTACTCAAGAGTGACTACGCGACCCTCACTATCGTGTTCTTTCAGCCCAAGGCCATAGCTAACGGACAATGGCTCATGGGGAGTGATGATAGCCGTCCCCGAATACCCCTTCTTCTCCGCTTCATTCGCAAAAACATGTAGTCCAATTCGCCAACCAATATTCTCTACAATTTCGCTTGTTGCCTTGGTCTCCTGCAGACAAATGAAGTCTGCCCCACAGGAGTCGAAAAACGTCATAGCCCCCTTTTTTACTGCCGCACGAACCCCATTCACGTTCCAGGATATAAATTTCATTCGGTCGGTGATAGGTTTGAATTGGTAGCAAGCAAACGTTTAGTTACGTCTATTATCGGAAAGCATGACTAACTGAGTCCTCGACATGAGTCCCGGCCCTTCTAAAGTCGCCCCCAATTTAAATGATTTCCGAAGAACAGATTCCACTGGGCAACCGTATCCCAGACAGACTCCATTCCGTGTCTGTTAGTCTGCCTACAATGGAAGATGTGATTGGCTACGAGGAGCGCGACCCTTCGATACTCGCTCGTATGAACTCGGGGTACCCACGCTTTGTGAAGCACGAATGCCTACGCCATATCGAGAGTTTCTGGCAGGAGTTCTTCGACAAGCCAAACGAGCCGATTTGGCTAACGGCATCCGAAGAAATCGCCCACCTACTGGAGTTCCATCTTGATTGCCCCGAATCCAAATTCCTCAAGCATCAAGGAGTATCAGGTGTCAGAATACCGCATGGCGAAGCAATGAATCGCGAAGCCAAACTCTTTCTTCAACATATTGGTGGCTACCTTTGTTCTAGAAAAGCGGAGGACTATCTCTTCGCCAATAAACTGCAAAAAAGCGTGCAACTGGAATCGCTCTTCGAAGGAGATGCTGAAGCGAAAATTATCAGCGTACTTCAGCCGCTTTTAGGAGGTGAAGCCTCAAAAGCGATTCTCCTAGCGAGCTCTGGCATGAACGCGATATACGCGACATTTCAAGCCGTCAACCAAATCCAAGCCCCCAAAGGTCGGCATTCCTGGATCAGACTTGGCTGGCTATATGCCGATACGATGCACATCCTTGACAAGCTTTCGCACGGAGGCGGCTCCAACAAGGATTTGCACGACGTCTTCGATCTCGAACAGCTTGAAACACTTCTCGCCAAGAACCCTGACTCCTTTGCAGGAATAATTACCGAAACGCCAACCAATCCTTTGATACAATCCATTGATATTGAGCGTATTCGAGAATTGGCCACAACCCATGGCGTCTATCTTGTATTGGACCCCACTGTGCTTTCTCCAGCTAACGTCGATGTTTCACCCTACGCGGATATCATCGTAAACAGCCTTACCAAGTACGCCGCCAACGAAGGAGATGTCATCATGGGAGCCGTATCTGTAATGAACCATTGCCCAGATAATAAGTCTATCTGCGATAGCGTTGCGAAGTTTGTAAACTACCCGTATGAGCGAAATCAGCAACGCCTCGCTCAGCAGATTGACGGATACCTCCCTCACTTGGAATGGGTCAACGAGTCTACGATGCAAGTCGTCGAGTACTTGAATCGCCATCCAAAAGTCAGTCGTGTTCACTGGGCAAATGAGCCAAGGTCCCAATCGAATTTCCAGAAAATCGCTCGCAGCGAAAATTCAATCGGAGGAATGATTTCCTTTGAGTTAGAATCAGATCTCGCCCGCTTCTACGATCGCCTCACTATTTGCAAGGGTCCCAGCTTTGGCATGAGACACTCCTTAGCATGTCCCTTTATGTACCTAGCTCATTACGAGCTTGTATCCACTAGAAAAGGTCGGGAACAACTCGCCCAAGCCGGAATCAATCCGGAGCTGATTCGATTTAGCGTGGGGACTGAACCCGTTGCAGCCATTATCGACAGCCTCCGCTTTGCGCTTTCCTGAATTCGCTTTCAACTCAT
Coding sequences within it:
- a CDS encoding Gfo/Idh/MocA family protein, producing the protein MPQNSRRSFLKNLSVGLGAFSIANALPDLAVAAVPKTPRKLGIALVGLGNYATKQLAPALESATDCYLSGIVTGTKEKESVWRSKYGIKKANIYNYENFDSIASNDDIDIVYIVLPNSMHAEYTIRAAKAGKHVICEKPMALNAAEGQTMIDACKANRVMLSIGYRLHFDPNTIEIMKLAEEQPYGPIKYVQSEAAFAMGNNLDAWRLNRELAGGGAVMDMGIYCIQAARYATGEEPIAIRAQETKTDWEKFKEVDETVTWQMEFPGGAYSNSTTSYNLRANRLYVSYARGSALLEPATKYTGIKGQVFKGQDSVRTLEVQTVNQQERQMDGFARSVREGIPSIVSGEEGLRDMKVIDALYRSLATGGKRLEI
- a CDS encoding DUF6370 family protein; translated protein: MKKLLILIASIAFSLPLLAEDKEVTLEGTGLCAKCSLGEAKKCTNALQVKGKDGKVKTYLLTKNLEHGAYFCQGKTENLLVTGVVKKEDGKLLIVPTAVKEKES
- a CDS encoding YkvA family protein; the encoded protein is MSNLVPNNNDYSENYSEEGLKEKIAKFAKTAGREVVEKALILFFAASDPDTPKKSKAIIFSALGYFILPLDAIPDITPILGFTDDLGAIALALATVAAHIKPEHRERAKQKALKWFGED
- a CDS encoding exodeoxyribonuclease III codes for the protein MKFISWNVNGVRAAVKKGAMTFFDSCGADFICLQETKATSEIVENIGWRIGLHVFANEAEKKGYSGTAIITPHEPLSVSYGLGLKEHDSEGRVVTLEYDDFFLTNVYTPNSQNELKRLPYRREWNEAFLARMKSLEKLKPVVFCGDLNVAHSEDDLANPKTNRKNAGFTEEERADFDAIVDSGFIDTFREFKQGKGHYSWWSFRANSRARNVGWRIDYFIISQLLRSRLKAAEILPEVLGSDHCPVTMEWK
- a CDS encoding PLP-dependent transferase, which codes for MISEEQIPLGNRIPDRLHSVSVSLPTMEDVIGYEERDPSILARMNSGYPRFVKHECLRHIESFWQEFFDKPNEPIWLTASEEIAHLLEFHLDCPESKFLKHQGVSGVRIPHGEAMNREAKLFLQHIGGYLCSRKAEDYLFANKLQKSVQLESLFEGDAEAKIISVLQPLLGGEASKAILLASSGMNAIYATFQAVNQIQAPKGRHSWIRLGWLYADTMHILDKLSHGGGSNKDLHDVFDLEQLETLLAKNPDSFAGIITETPTNPLIQSIDIERIRELATTHGVYLVLDPTVLSPANVDVSPYADIIVNSLTKYAANEGDVIMGAVSVMNHCPDNKSICDSVAKFVNYPYERNQQRLAQQIDGYLPHLEWVNESTMQVVEYLNRHPKVSRVHWANEPRSQSNFQKIARSENSIGGMISFELESDLARFYDRLTICKGPSFGMRHSLACPFMYLAHYELVSTRKGREQLAQAGINPELIRFSVGTEPVAAIIDSLRFALS